A single genomic interval of Saccharothrix saharensis harbors:
- a CDS encoding carbohydrate ABC transporter permease has protein sequence MTTDPSRVMERLDKPAGGRRTSLDDSPGYRAFRVVNTIVLLGVVAVTLYPFVNIVAQSFSSEVYIRTGQVNLVPRGFNLDTYKLVASDPAFWNSYLNTVIYTVTATAISIVLTTIYAYVLSKHRLKGRGLLVGIAVFTMFFNGGLIPNYVLVNGLGMTNTIWAIVLPNAISVFNLLVMKAFFESLPTELEEAAAIDGLNTYGILLRIVLPLSKAVLATMVLFYAVANWNSWFQAFLYLDRADLFPVTVYLRNMIAGATSATSVGAVETNAVAISANIKAVTMVLTVLPIIAVYPFIQRYFVSGVMLGAVKQ, from the coding sequence GTGACCACCGACCCTTCGCGCGTCATGGAGCGGCTGGACAAGCCCGCGGGCGGGCGCCGCACGTCGCTGGACGACTCCCCCGGCTACCGGGCCTTCCGCGTGGTCAACACGATCGTGCTGCTCGGCGTGGTCGCGGTGACGCTGTACCCGTTCGTCAACATCGTGGCGCAGTCGTTCAGCAGCGAGGTCTACATCCGCACCGGCCAGGTCAACCTGGTGCCGCGCGGGTTCAACCTCGACACCTACAAGCTGGTCGCCTCCGACCCCGCGTTCTGGAACAGCTACCTCAACACCGTCATCTACACCGTGACGGCCACCGCGATCTCGATCGTGCTCACCACGATCTACGCGTACGTGCTGTCCAAGCACCGGCTCAAGGGCCGCGGCCTGCTCGTCGGCATCGCGGTGTTCACCATGTTCTTCAACGGCGGCCTGATCCCGAACTACGTGCTGGTGAACGGCCTCGGGATGACCAACACGATCTGGGCGATCGTGCTGCCGAACGCGATCAGCGTGTTCAACCTGCTCGTGATGAAGGCGTTCTTCGAGAGCCTGCCGACGGAGCTGGAGGAGGCCGCCGCGATCGACGGCCTGAACACCTACGGCATCCTGCTGCGCATCGTGCTGCCGCTGTCCAAGGCGGTGCTCGCCACCATGGTCCTGTTCTACGCGGTGGCGAACTGGAACTCCTGGTTCCAGGCGTTCCTCTACCTCGACCGGGCCGACCTGTTCCCGGTCACCGTGTACCTGCGGAACATGATCGCCGGCGCCACCTCGGCGACGTCGGTCGGCGCCGTCGAGACCAACGCCGTGGCCATCTCCGCCAACATCAAGGCCGTGACGATGGTGCTGACCGTCCTGCCCATCATCGCCGTTTATCCCTTCATCCAGCGCTACTTCGTGTCGGGCGTGATGCTCGGCGCGGTCAAGCAGTAG
- a CDS encoding extracellular solute-binding protein, whose product MRTKWKRTLLTAVAGSLVVSLAACSEEGADAGGGVDLDGKKTASMADYKAGAQFKATEPVDVSLLYLDQSHYPIKDDWLLWKEITQRTNVTIKPTVVPYSDYDQKRGLLISSGDAPTIISKTYPGQEEQFVSSGAILPVSDYIDLMPHFKDKVERWKLQPELNTLRQEDGKFYVLPGMHEKLWQDYTLAFRTDELTRLNLQTPKNWDEVYTVLKAIKAANPDSYPLSDRFEGKSILNYAGQTFGTQAGWGYVKNTIWNESAQKYELTGATQEYKQLVEFFHKLVSEGLMDPESFTQKDDAAIQKFASGKSFAISSNAQNIVNDYRPNVSKIPGATVAKIPLPAGPKGDVIRGTRLESGLMVSAKAAESDKFVATMQFIDWLWYSDEAQEFTKWGVLGTTYDKDASGKRTLKPEIAFGGMNVGAPKNLQRDFGFQGGVFYYGGANELLQSMFTEEEVAFQKTMADKKVQPLPPPAPLNEDERERAALLESPLKDFVTQSTLQFILGQRDLSTWDAYVKELEAKGSNDLVEIVNGAHKRYKEKNG is encoded by the coding sequence ATGCGAACCAAATGGAAGCGAACGCTTCTGACTGCCGTCGCCGGCAGCCTCGTGGTCAGCCTGGCCGCGTGCAGCGAGGAAGGCGCGGACGCCGGAGGCGGGGTCGACCTCGACGGCAAGAAGACCGCGTCGATGGCCGACTACAAGGCGGGCGCGCAGTTCAAGGCCACCGAGCCGGTCGACGTCAGCCTGCTCTACCTCGACCAGTCACACTACCCGATCAAGGACGACTGGCTGCTGTGGAAGGAGATCACGCAGCGGACCAACGTCACGATCAAACCGACGGTCGTGCCCTACAGCGACTACGACCAGAAGCGCGGCCTGCTGATCAGCTCGGGTGACGCGCCGACGATCATCTCCAAGACCTACCCGGGCCAGGAGGAGCAGTTCGTCTCCTCCGGCGCGATCCTCCCGGTGAGCGACTACATCGACCTGATGCCGCACTTTAAGGACAAGGTCGAGAGGTGGAAGCTCCAGCCGGAGCTGAACACGCTGCGCCAGGAGGACGGCAAGTTCTACGTGCTGCCCGGCATGCACGAGAAGCTCTGGCAGGACTACACGCTCGCGTTCCGCACCGACGAGCTGACGCGGCTGAACCTGCAGACCCCGAAGAACTGGGACGAGGTCTACACCGTCCTCAAGGCGATCAAGGCGGCGAACCCGGACAGCTACCCGCTGTCGGACCGCTTCGAGGGCAAGTCGATCCTCAACTACGCCGGGCAGACCTTCGGCACGCAGGCCGGGTGGGGTTACGTCAAGAACACGATCTGGAACGAGTCGGCGCAGAAGTACGAGCTCACCGGCGCGACCCAGGAGTACAAGCAGCTGGTCGAGTTCTTCCACAAGCTCGTCTCCGAGGGCCTGATGGACCCCGAGAGCTTCACGCAGAAGGACGACGCGGCGATCCAGAAGTTCGCCAGCGGCAAGTCGTTCGCGATCAGCAGCAACGCGCAGAACATCGTCAACGACTACCGGCCGAACGTCTCCAAGATCCCCGGCGCGACCGTGGCGAAGATCCCGCTGCCCGCCGGGCCCAAGGGTGACGTCATCCGCGGCACGCGCCTGGAGAGCGGCCTGATGGTGTCGGCCAAGGCGGCCGAGAGCGACAAGTTCGTCGCGACGATGCAGTTCATCGACTGGCTCTGGTACTCCGACGAGGCCCAGGAGTTCACCAAGTGGGGCGTGCTGGGCACGACCTACGACAAGGACGCGTCGGGCAAGCGGACGCTCAAGCCCGAGATCGCGTTCGGCGGCATGAACGTCGGCGCGCCGAAGAACCTCCAGCGCGACTTCGGCTTCCAGGGCGGTGTCTTCTACTACGGCGGCGCCAACGAGCTGCTGCAGTCGATGTTCACCGAGGAAGAAGTGGCCTTCCAGAAGACGATGGCCGACAAGAAGGTCCAGCCGCTGCCGCCGCCCGCGCCGCTGAACGAGGACGAGCGCGAGCGCGCCGCACTGCTGGAGAGCCCGCTCAAGGACTTCGTCACGCAGTCGACGCTGCAGTTCATCCTCGGCCAGCGCGACCTGTCCACGTGGGACGCCTACGTCAAGGAGCTGGAGGCGAAGGGCTCGAACGACCTCGTCGAGATCGTCAACGGCGCGCACAAGCGCTACAAGGAGAAGAACGGCTGA
- a CDS encoding LacI family DNA-binding transcriptional regulator translates to MSSSTDRDAAGAVPEKTVKGAASISSIAAEAGVSIPTVSKVLNGRPDVAPDTRARVESIIEQHRYRRRRARQSSRPALIDLVFHEMHSAWSTEIIRGVELAAANERAAVVLSELGGEHRPRREWFDDLLARRPLGVILVLAGLDAEQRRQLTTRNIPFVFVDTAGEPPPGVPTVGSANWAGGLAATRHLLALGHRRIAVISGPTTMLCSRARVDGYRSALEDADVVVDPDFVRYGDFYVQGGYNHGMALLSRPDRPTAIFAGSDFQALGVMRAARELGLSIPDDLSIVGYDDLSVTEWIGPQLTTVRQPLREMATTAAQMVFSLARGERPPNERIDLATELVVRESTCPPREPNARVP, encoded by the coding sequence ATGAGTTCGTCGACCGATCGGGACGCCGCCGGCGCGGTGCCGGAGAAGACGGTGAAGGGCGCGGCGTCGATCTCCTCGATCGCCGCCGAGGCGGGCGTGTCCATCCCGACCGTCTCGAAGGTCCTCAACGGACGACCGGACGTGGCACCGGACACGCGAGCCCGCGTCGAGAGCATCATCGAGCAGCACCGGTACCGCCGACGACGAGCGCGGCAGTCGTCCCGGCCCGCGCTGATCGACCTGGTGTTCCACGAGATGCACTCGGCGTGGTCGACCGAGATCATCCGCGGGGTGGAGCTGGCCGCGGCGAACGAGCGCGCCGCCGTGGTGCTGTCCGAGCTGGGCGGCGAGCACCGACCGCGCCGCGAGTGGTTCGACGACCTGCTGGCCCGCCGTCCGCTCGGCGTGATCCTGGTGCTGGCGGGGCTGGACGCCGAGCAGCGCCGTCAGCTCACCACGCGCAACATCCCGTTCGTGTTCGTGGACACCGCCGGCGAGCCGCCACCCGGCGTGCCGACCGTGGGCTCGGCGAACTGGGCGGGCGGCCTGGCCGCGACCCGGCACCTGCTCGCGCTCGGCCACCGCCGGATCGCGGTGATCTCCGGTCCCACCACCATGCTGTGCAGCCGTGCGCGGGTCGACGGGTACCGCAGCGCGCTGGAGGACGCGGACGTGGTCGTGGACCCGGATTTCGTGCGGTACGGCGACTTCTACGTGCAGGGCGGGTACAACCACGGGATGGCGCTGCTGAGCCGTCCGGACCGGCCGACGGCGATCTTCGCGGGGTCGGACTTCCAGGCGCTCGGCGTCATGCGGGCGGCGCGCGAGCTGGGTCTGTCCATTCCGGACGACCTGTCGATCGTGGGCTACGACGACCTGTCGGTCACCGAGTGGATAGGGCCCCAGCTGACCACGGTGCGGCAGCCGTTGCGCGAGATGGCGACCACGGCGGCGCAGATGGTGTTCAGCCTGGCGCGCGGCGAACGCCCGCCGAACGAGCGCATAGACCTCGCCACGGAGCTGGTCGTCCGCGAGAGCACCTGCCCACCCCGCGAACCGAACGCTCGCGTCCCGTGA
- a CDS encoding ABC transporter permease, whose product MTTQISEPAADTAPDKPGRPPGTARSPRYRTTWRKAFKRDWQLYTLVIVPLLFFLVFRYAPMLGNVIAFRKFVPGGSIYGETWVGLRYVKMFINDPNFWEVFGNTMALGALSLVFTFPLPIVLALLLNEVRSRYFKRFVQTVSYLPHFLSIVIVAGMVMQLVSLEGTVNQVVRALGGEAVSFIQDPSWFRTIYVSSEVWQTVGWGTILYLAALTTIDSQLYEAARIDGANRWQQTWHVTLPGIRPTMITLLILNIGTFMAVGFEKVLLLYNPLTYPTADVISTYLYRVGLVSNNFSYAAAIGLFESVIGLTLILSANAISRRTVGTSLW is encoded by the coding sequence ATGACCACCCAGATCAGCGAACCGGCGGCCGACACCGCACCGGACAAGCCCGGGAGACCACCGGGAACGGCCAGGTCACCGCGGTACAGGACCACGTGGCGCAAGGCGTTCAAGCGCGACTGGCAGCTCTACACGCTGGTCATCGTCCCGCTGCTGTTCTTCCTCGTCTTCCGGTACGCGCCGATGCTCGGCAACGTCATCGCGTTCCGCAAGTTCGTGCCGGGCGGCAGCATCTACGGCGAGACGTGGGTCGGCCTGCGCTACGTCAAGATGTTCATCAACGACCCGAACTTCTGGGAGGTCTTCGGCAACACGATGGCGCTCGGCGCGCTGTCGCTGGTGTTCACCTTCCCGTTGCCGATCGTGCTCGCGTTGCTGCTCAACGAGGTCCGCTCGCGCTACTTCAAGCGGTTCGTGCAGACGGTGTCCTACCTGCCGCACTTCCTGTCGATCGTGATCGTGGCCGGCATGGTGATGCAGCTCGTGTCGCTGGAGGGCACGGTCAACCAGGTCGTGCGCGCCCTCGGCGGCGAGGCGGTCTCGTTCATCCAGGACCCGAGCTGGTTCCGCACGATCTACGTCTCCTCCGAGGTCTGGCAGACCGTCGGCTGGGGCACGATCCTCTACCTGGCCGCGCTGACCACGATCGACTCCCAGCTCTACGAAGCGGCCCGGATCGACGGCGCGAACCGCTGGCAGCAGACCTGGCACGTGACGCTGCCCGGCATCCGGCCCACGATGATCACGCTGCTGATCCTCAACATCGGCACGTTCATGGCGGTCGGGTTCGAGAAGGTCCTGCTGCTGTACAACCCGCTGACCTACCCCACCGCGGACGTCATCTCGACCTACCTCTACCGGGTCGGCCTGGTGTCCAACAACTTCAGCTACGCCGCCGCGATCGGCCTGTTCGAGTCGGTCATCGGCCTGACGCTGATCCTGTCCGCCAACGCGATCTCGCGCCGAACAGTGGGGACGAGCCTGTGGTGA
- a CDS encoding glycoside hydrolase family 3 N-terminal domain-containing protein, whose amino-acid sequence MNRTTEVATTPVGDAVPTAADQPNATWRDVSLPAAERADALVAAMTLEEKLAQLVGVWVGADPSGAGVAPHQHDMTSEPVVWADVISSGLGQLTRPFGTRPVDPVAGARSLAASQREVAEANRFGIPALVHEECLTGFAAWQATAYPSPPAWGASFHPELVAEMSGLIGRSMRAAGVHQGLAPVLDVTRDYRWGRTEETIGEDPYLVGTVATAYVRGLEQAGIVATLKHFAGYSASRAGRNLAPVAIGPREFADVILPPFEMAVRDGGVRSVMQSYTEIDGVPSAADAGLLTTLLRDTWGFDGTVVADYFAVKFLQTLHGVAEDEAHAAGLALAAGVDVELPTVRCYGNPLRDAVERDDVDEALVDRALRRVLRQKVELGLLDPDWTPLPAGVDELRLDSPEARDVTLRLARESLVLLANDGVLPLRPDVRLAVVGPLADDPMAMLGCYSFPAHIGVHHPDSGLGLDIPTVLSSLRDAVGGDIAHAKGCEVAAEPDADDIAAAVAAARDADVCVVAVGDLAGLFGRGTSGEGCDATDLNLPGAQADLVRAVQATGTPVVLLLVTGRPYAIGDLADGSAAVVQAFFPGQLGGRAIADVLTGAVSPSGRLPLGIPGDPSGQPGTYLSAPLGRRTEVSNVDPTHAFPFGHGLGYDTFTWSPVRVTPGDRPWATDGDVELELDVRNPGTRAGADVVQLYLHDPVAQVTRPVVRLIGYARVELAGGASARVTFRVPSDATSFTGLGGRRVVEPGAVQLRVSRSSADVHEAVDLDLVGPLREVDHTRRWLTAVSVIHEEVERA is encoded by the coding sequence ATGAACAGGACGACGGAGGTCGCGACGACGCCGGTGGGCGACGCCGTCCCGACTGCCGCCGACCAGCCGAACGCGACGTGGCGGGACGTCTCGCTGCCCGCCGCCGAACGGGCCGACGCGCTCGTCGCCGCGATGACGCTCGAGGAGAAGCTCGCGCAGCTCGTCGGCGTCTGGGTCGGCGCGGACCCGTCCGGCGCCGGGGTGGCCCCGCACCAGCACGACATGACGAGCGAACCCGTGGTCTGGGCGGACGTCATCTCCTCCGGCCTCGGCCAGCTCACCCGACCGTTCGGCACCCGGCCGGTCGACCCGGTCGCCGGCGCCCGGTCCCTGGCCGCGTCGCAGCGGGAGGTGGCCGAAGCCAACCGGTTCGGCATCCCGGCCCTGGTGCACGAGGAATGCCTCACCGGCTTCGCCGCGTGGCAGGCCACCGCCTACCCCTCGCCGCCGGCCTGGGGCGCGTCGTTCCACCCCGAGCTGGTGGCCGAGATGTCCGGCCTGATCGGCCGCTCGATGCGCGCGGCGGGCGTGCACCAGGGGTTGGCGCCGGTCCTGGACGTCACCCGCGACTACCGCTGGGGCCGCACCGAAGAGACCATCGGCGAAGACCCGTACCTCGTCGGCACGGTCGCCACCGCCTACGTGCGCGGCCTGGAGCAGGCCGGGATCGTGGCCACGCTCAAGCACTTCGCCGGGTACTCCGCCTCCCGCGCCGGGCGCAACCTCGCGCCGGTGGCCATCGGGCCGCGCGAGTTCGCCGACGTGATCCTGCCGCCGTTCGAGATGGCCGTGCGCGATGGCGGCGTGCGCTCGGTCATGCAGTCCTACACCGAGATCGACGGCGTGCCGTCCGCCGCCGACGCCGGCCTGCTCACCACGCTCCTGCGCGACACGTGGGGCTTCGACGGCACGGTGGTCGCCGACTACTTCGCGGTCAAGTTCCTGCAGACGCTGCACGGGGTCGCCGAGGACGAGGCGCACGCCGCCGGACTGGCCCTGGCCGCCGGTGTGGACGTGGAGCTGCCGACCGTGCGCTGCTACGGCAACCCGCTGCGCGATGCGGTCGAGCGCGACGACGTGGACGAAGCGCTGGTCGACCGGGCGTTGCGCCGGGTGCTGCGCCAGAAGGTCGAACTCGGCCTGCTCGACCCGGACTGGACGCCGCTCCCCGCGGGCGTCGACGAGCTGCGGCTGGACTCGCCCGAAGCCCGGGACGTCACGCTGCGGCTCGCGCGCGAGTCCCTGGTCCTGCTCGCCAACGACGGCGTCCTGCCGCTGCGGCCGGACGTGCGGCTGGCCGTGGTCGGGCCGCTCGCGGACGACCCGATGGCGATGCTCGGCTGCTACTCGTTCCCCGCGCACATCGGCGTGCACCACCCGGACAGCGGGCTCGGCCTGGACATCCCGACCGTGCTGTCCTCGCTGCGCGACGCCGTGGGCGGCGACATCGCCCACGCCAAGGGCTGCGAGGTCGCCGCCGAACCCGACGCCGACGACATCGCGGCCGCCGTGGCCGCCGCACGGGACGCTGACGTGTGCGTGGTCGCCGTGGGCGACCTGGCGGGGCTGTTCGGGCGGGGCACGTCGGGCGAGGGGTGCGACGCGACCGACCTGAACCTGCCCGGCGCGCAGGCCGACCTGGTCCGCGCGGTCCAGGCCACCGGCACGCCCGTCGTGCTGCTGCTCGTCACCGGCCGCCCGTACGCGATCGGCGACCTGGCCGACGGCTCGGCGGCGGTCGTGCAGGCCTTCTTCCCCGGCCAGCTCGGCGGCCGGGCCATCGCCGACGTGCTGACCGGCGCGGTGTCGCCGTCGGGCCGGCTGCCGCTCGGCATCCCGGGCGACCCCTCCGGCCAGCCGGGCACCTACCTGTCCGCACCGCTGGGTCGGCGCACCGAAGTGTCCAACGTGGACCCGACGCACGCCTTCCCGTTCGGCCACGGCCTGGGCTACGACACGTTCACGTGGTCGCCCGTGCGCGTGACCCCGGGCGACCGGCCGTGGGCCACCGACGGCGACGTGGAGCTGGAACTGGACGTCCGCAACCCCGGTACGCGCGCCGGCGCGGACGTGGTGCAGCTCTACCTGCACGACCCCGTCGCGCAGGTCACCCGCCCGGTCGTGCGGCTCATCGGCTACGCGCGGGTGGAGCTGGCCGGCGGCGCGTCGGCGCGCGTCACGTTCCGGGTGCCGTCCGACGCCACGTCGTTCACCGGCCTCGGCGGGCGGCGCGTGGTCGAGCCGGGCGCGGTGCAGCTGCGCGTGTCCCGGTCGAGCGCCGACGTGCACGAAGCGGTGGACCTCGACCTCGTCGGCCCGCTGCGCGAAGTCGACCACACGCGGCGTTGGCTCACCGCCGTGTCGGTCATCCACGAGGAGGTGGAGCGAGCATGA